A region from the Muribaculum gordoncarteri genome encodes:
- a CDS encoding helicase-related protein, producing the protein MANALIDNSEQFKLVKYIKELVSRPDCNHIMIATGYWDLPGTALVYEELKDFFSRGGKLDLLIGQEPQLQYYQASREAHQFPDFYIQRDVESLTDEYKPIGKLIIDNALTEENPDGKFEIRVYGQGEHKEFLHAKCYIFLGNGLGTGIIGSSNFTAKGLQSNAELNYLEENSNCVTADFTLYSNTKSHKAWFEELWQNSELWSGKFIKNILKPSPIGVEIEKDNETENPLTPYDVYIKYLQLQFGDMVDANTSEILKSYLPPSFNTLEYQLDAVKQCFSVMKRFGGFILGDVVGLGKTVVGVLLIRHFLENAESLGRARKVLIVTPPAIKKAWEKTIQDFDNDNPRNNIGLCVEFVTTGSIGKITDELEDVDDVDDSDEIDNIEVGNYGLVLIDESHNFRNSDTQKYKAIDDLIGIINPTPYVALLSATPQNNSPKDLYNQIRLFQRTPNNSNLPNVEGGKLDSLFNAMERRFKEARAISQDTDEGKIQARTIVKEVSEKIRNSVLNDLVVRRTRTDIRNLYGEDAELLKFPTVKGPHKLEYKMDEELSKLFSDTVDAICPPALGESFDPNKHIGFYRYAAITHFVDEGNKKLYEKRNLTVDSITQRLQRIMRILLVKRLESSLAAFKKTLENLNRYNEVMIDMLQHDCVFICPDIDVNKLHNESKGNFAAFKTAVETIIARKGGNNRCFKSSDFKESYLADLQNDKLLIGSLLERWRENTEDPKFDRFKDAINPELFNPEINNPSGANKPRLVIFTEAIDTLKSLERALKAKGHKVLSISAGNRTERQEEIEANFDANCKPDKRRDDYDVIVTTEVLAEGVNLHRSNVILNYDAPWNATRLMQRIGRVNRIGSTENFVHVFNFFPSDEGNSQIRLIEKAYAKLQSFHEMFGEDNKVFSEREELVEHDLQHFVDGDESPFGPFIKELKAFRDNSSERYDYIASVDANGLGGVLEIRDENAHGFFVFTDDSQELISVDVEKTQEDTSSNIISSLSTMQRLKCEPDAEFFNMQCDDTLAEIAKRAYQKHVAHYITAADSSRKSANALAVLSSLRSRSDVTQESKKLLKQIEKLVRAKDNYVIKQVMRFENYQGSLFGANDDINALLDTALSNLAHRAQAKRGDAKLVIYSETKYNN; encoded by the coding sequence ATGGCGAATGCCTTAATAGATAATTCCGAGCAGTTTAAGCTCGTCAAATATATTAAAGAGTTGGTCTCACGACCTGATTGTAATCATATTATGATTGCGACTGGTTATTGGGACTTACCCGGCACTGCTTTAGTCTATGAAGAACTTAAGGACTTTTTTTCAAGGGGTGGGAAACTTGACTTACTGATAGGTCAGGAGCCACAATTGCAATATTATCAAGCCTCTCGTGAGGCGCATCAATTCCCGGATTTCTATATTCAGAGAGATGTCGAATCTCTTACCGATGAGTATAAACCCATTGGTAAGCTGATTATTGATAATGCCTTGACAGAAGAGAATCCGGATGGAAAGTTTGAGATTCGTGTGTATGGTCAGGGGGAACATAAAGAATTCCTCCATGCTAAGTGTTACATTTTTCTTGGTAATGGATTAGGAACCGGTATTATCGGCAGCTCGAACTTTACAGCAAAAGGTCTTCAGAGTAATGCGGAATTGAACTACCTTGAAGAAAATAGCAACTGCGTTACAGCAGATTTCACACTATATTCAAATACGAAATCTCACAAAGCATGGTTTGAGGAGCTATGGCAGAACAGCGAATTATGGTCTGGCAAGTTTATTAAAAATATTCTTAAGCCATCACCTATCGGTGTAGAAATTGAGAAAGACAATGAGACTGAAAATCCTCTTACTCCTTACGATGTCTATATCAAGTATCTACAATTGCAATTTGGAGATATGGTAGATGCGAATACATCTGAAATTCTTAAATCCTATTTGCCACCGTCATTCAATACTCTTGAATATCAGCTTGACGCGGTAAAACAATGCTTCTCGGTGATGAAACGATTTGGGGGTTTTATTCTTGGTGATGTTGTAGGACTTGGCAAAACTGTTGTAGGTGTATTGCTTATCCGTCATTTCCTTGAAAATGCCGAATCTCTCGGTCGCGCTCGTAAAGTGCTGATTGTAACTCCGCCAGCGATTAAGAAAGCATGGGAAAAGACAATCCAGGATTTTGACAATGATAATCCTCGTAATAATATTGGTCTATGTGTCGAATTTGTGACAACCGGAAGCATCGGTAAAATTACTGATGAATTGGAGGATGTCGATGATGTTGATGATAGTGACGAAATTGATAACATTGAGGTTGGGAACTATGGTTTGGTACTAATTGACGAGAGCCACAATTTCCGCAACTCTGATACTCAAAAATACAAGGCGATTGATGACCTGATTGGCATTATCAATCCCACTCCCTACGTTGCACTATTATCTGCAACTCCACAGAATAACTCGCCTAAAGATCTTTATAATCAAATACGCTTATTTCAACGCACACCCAACAACTCTAACTTGCCTAATGTCGAGGGTGGCAAGCTTGACTCTCTATTTAATGCGATGGAAAGACGCTTTAAAGAAGCACGAGCCATTTCTCAGGATACAGATGAGGGTAAAATTCAAGCACGCACTATTGTTAAGGAGGTCTCAGAAAAAATCCGAAACAGTGTCCTTAATGACCTCGTAGTTCGTCGTACCCGTACCGATATTAGAAATCTATATGGAGAAGATGCAGAATTACTGAAGTTCCCCACTGTCAAAGGGCCACATAAGCTCGAATATAAGATGGATGAGGAACTATCAAAGCTCTTTTCTGATACCGTAGATGCCATATGTCCTCCTGCCTTAGGAGAGTCTTTTGACCCGAATAAACATATCGGCTTTTACCGTTATGCCGCAATTACACACTTCGTCGATGAGGGCAACAAGAAACTGTATGAGAAACGAAACCTTACGGTTGATAGCATTACGCAAAGACTTCAGCGTATTATGCGGATTCTATTGGTAAAGCGTCTGGAAAGCAGTCTTGCCGCATTCAAGAAGACGCTTGAAAATCTGAACCGATACAATGAGGTTATGATAGATATGCTCCAACACGACTGTGTATTTATATGTCCTGATATAGATGTAAACAAATTGCACAACGAGTCCAAGGGTAATTTTGCCGCTTTCAAAACTGCGGTAGAAACTATCATAGCTCGTAAAGGTGGTAACAACAGGTGTTTTAAGTCCTCTGATTTTAAGGAATCGTATCTCGCAGACTTGCAAAATGACAAACTACTTATCGGTTCTTTACTTGAACGGTGGAGAGAAAACACGGAAGATCCAAAATTCGACCGGTTCAAGGACGCTATAAATCCCGAACTTTTCAATCCTGAAATTAATAATCCATCGGGAGCGAATAAACCTCGCTTAGTTATATTTACTGAAGCTATTGACACTCTCAAATCATTGGAGAGAGCATTGAAAGCTAAAGGTCATAAAGTTTTGAGTATTTCGGCAGGGAATCGGACTGAAAGACAAGAAGAAATTGAAGCCAACTTCGATGCAAACTGTAAGCCGGATAAGCGTCGTGATGATTACGATGTTATCGTTACAACCGAAGTTCTTGCTGAGGGAGTGAATCTACACCGTTCTAATGTCATTCTCAATTATGATGCACCATGGAACGCGACACGTTTGATGCAGCGCATAGGTCGTGTGAACCGAATAGGCTCTACTGAAAACTTTGTCCATGTATTCAACTTCTTCCCATCAGACGAAGGCAACAGTCAAATTCGTCTGATTGAAAAAGCATACGCTAAACTCCAGTCTTTCCATGAGATGTTTGGCGAAGATAATAAGGTTTTCAGTGAGCGCGAAGAACTTGTTGAGCATGACCTGCAACATTTCGTTGATGGTGATGAATCTCCGTTTGGGCCATTTATCAAAGAACTGAAAGCATTTCGGGATAATTCATCGGAACGATATGATTATATCGCCTCCGTAGATGCTAACGGACTTGGAGGTGTTTTAGAGATTCGTGATGAAAACGCTCATGGTTTTTTCGTATTCACAGACGACTCGCAAGAATTGATTTCAGTAGATGTAGAGAAAACTCAGGAAGATACTTCTTCTAACATAATCTCCTCATTGTCTACTATGCAGCGATTGAAATGTGAGCCTGATGCGGAGTTTTTCAATATGCAATGTGATGACACACTTGCTGAAATAGCTAAGCGAGCCTATCAAAAACACGTTGCCCACTATATTACAGCCGCTGATTCAAGCAGAAAGTCTGCGAATGCACTTGCCGTGTTATCATCCTTACGCTCTCGTTCGGATGTGACACAAGAGTCGAAAAAACTCTTAAAACAGATTGAAAAACTTGTCAGAGCAAAAGATAACTATGTCATCAAACAGGTTATGAGATTCGAGAACTACCAAGGTTCGCTCTTTGGTGCTAATGACGATATAAATGCTTTGCTTGATACAGCTCTATCAAATTTAGCTCACCGCGCTCAAGCGAAACGTGGAGACGCTAAACTAGTAATTTATTCTGAAACGAAATACAATAACTAA
- a CDS encoding TOTE conflict system archaeo-eukaryotic primase domain-containing protein, which translates to MNESEYNELEKLRIENARLRALLAKHGIVVEESTSSVVSTLSLEEKVMLFRSLFQGREDVFARRWFSPTTGKSGYQPVCAREWNRQYCDKKKYKCAECPNREFQPLGYNDIYRHLEGKDPNGRDVVGVYAILEDSTCSFLCCDFDDKSCEHGYQDDVRAYVSVCREWGVPAYIERSRSGNGAHVWILFVEPIKAQTARRLGNAILTEAMEREGRMSFKSYDRFFPNQDLMPTGGFGNLVALPLQGRARKDGNSVFVDDDFIPFTDQWEYLQGMTKMTAAEVEKLVARYDREPLGELSKSSESAPWERPLPKPMNKADFPNSITIIRSSGIYIPTKDLSAKAINHLKRLAAFKNPEFYAKLGMRLPVYNLPRIISCSEITDEYLILPRGCEDSAMDFLRENNVDVEIQDKANPGMPITVEFNGQLYPEQEQAIVELARHRCGTLYATTAFGKTVTAAAMIARKEVNTLILVHTKALLDQWRERLSEYLITDFQPEEQPKGRGRRKKFQQFGALSSAENTLNGKIDIALLQSCINDNEVKPFVREYGVVIVDECHHAPAVNFERVLREVSARYVYGLTATPIRKDGHQPIIFMQCGEIRYTSDAKAQLSKQSFRRLLIPRFTSHRNLNADGSNYAQILDELTENESRNKLILDDVAANLAEGRTPIILTARTAHVDILTEQCRKICPNVIRLVGNDSAKAKREVMSRLNDIPANELLIIVATGKYVGEGFDLPRLDTLMLALPVSWKGLIAQYTGRLHRNYPGKNETRIYDYIDLRVPVCDSMYRKRLQGYKAVGYSIAVANEGLFAEPTTETIFDASDFEKPFHDDLASAKQSIVISTMRLRWNKTPRIIDLLAATTLRGISVTIAISETGHRETELQAMGFNIIHRPECKMQCAIIDQCIGWYGSVNLIGRSLADTNVIRMASSDLANALMDALRL; encoded by the coding sequence ATGAATGAATCTGAGTATAACGAACTGGAAAAGTTGCGAATTGAGAATGCCCGACTTAGGGCATTGCTGGCGAAGCATGGAATTGTTGTAGAAGAATCAACTTCGTCAGTAGTATCAACGCTATCCTTGGAGGAGAAGGTCATGCTGTTTCGCAGTTTGTTTCAGGGACGAGAGGATGTGTTTGCCCGTAGGTGGTTTAGTCCAACAACTGGTAAAAGCGGTTATCAGCCGGTATGCGCTCGGGAATGGAATCGGCAATATTGCGATAAGAAAAAGTATAAATGTGCTGAATGTCCCAACCGCGAATTCCAGCCGCTTGGATATAATGACATTTACCGGCATCTTGAAGGGAAAGACCCAAATGGACGTGATGTTGTAGGAGTTTATGCTATTTTAGAGGATAGTACTTGCAGTTTTCTTTGTTGCGACTTCGATGACAAGAGTTGCGAGCATGGGTATCAAGATGATGTAAGAGCATATGTGTCTGTCTGTCGCGAGTGGGGCGTTCCGGCATATATCGAGCGATCTCGCTCCGGCAATGGCGCTCATGTCTGGATTTTGTTTGTCGAACCGATAAAAGCTCAGACGGCACGGCGATTGGGCAATGCAATCCTGACAGAGGCGATGGAGCGAGAGGGAAGAATGTCTTTCAAATCATACGACCGTTTCTTTCCCAACCAAGACCTTATGCCTACGGGCGGATTCGGCAACCTCGTTGCCTTGCCACTGCAAGGGAGAGCGCGTAAAGACGGTAACAGCGTGTTTGTGGATGATGACTTCATCCCCTTTACTGACCAATGGGAATATCTGCAAGGAATGACGAAGATGACAGCCGCAGAGGTTGAGAAGTTAGTGGCGAGATATGACCGGGAGCCGCTTGGCGAACTGTCAAAGTCCAGCGAATCCGCACCATGGGAACGCCCGTTGCCAAAGCCTATGAATAAGGCTGATTTCCCTAATAGCATCACCATTATACGCTCATCCGGCATTTATATTCCGACAAAGGATTTGTCTGCCAAAGCTATAAATCATCTTAAGCGTCTGGCAGCGTTCAAGAACCCTGAATTTTATGCGAAACTCGGAATGCGACTGCCTGTCTATAATCTTCCACGCATAATATCATGCTCGGAGATAACTGACGAATATCTCATTCTGCCAAGAGGTTGTGAAGATTCCGCCATGGATTTCCTCAGAGAAAATAATGTGGACGTTGAGATTCAGGATAAGGCAAACCCGGGAATGCCTATTACGGTAGAGTTCAATGGACAGCTGTATCCTGAGCAAGAACAAGCGATTGTTGAACTTGCCCGGCATCGTTGTGGAACCCTGTATGCTACAACAGCCTTTGGCAAAACCGTTACCGCTGCCGCTATGATTGCACGAAAGGAGGTCAACACTCTGATATTGGTACATACCAAGGCATTGCTCGACCAATGGCGCGAACGTCTGTCGGAATACTTGATAACAGATTTTCAACCGGAGGAACAACCCAAAGGTCGTGGCCGGCGTAAGAAATTTCAACAATTCGGAGCATTATCATCTGCTGAGAACACTCTCAATGGCAAAATTGACATCGCTCTACTACAATCGTGCATTAATGACAATGAGGTAAAACCGTTTGTGCGCGAGTATGGCGTGGTGATAGTCGATGAGTGCCATCATGCCCCGGCGGTCAACTTTGAGCGCGTTCTCCGTGAGGTGAGCGCTCGTTATGTCTATGGACTTACCGCCACGCCAATACGCAAAGACGGCCACCAGCCGATCATCTTTATGCAATGCGGTGAAATCCGTTATACGTCCGATGCAAAAGCACAGTTGTCTAAACAATCATTCCGGCGACTTCTTATCCCGCGTTTTACTTCTCATCGCAATCTCAATGCCGATGGCAGCAACTACGCTCAGATTCTCGATGAGCTAACCGAAAACGAATCGCGAAATAAGCTCATACTGGATGATGTCGCTGCCAACCTCGCCGAAGGACGCACTCCGATAATTTTGACTGCTCGAACGGCTCACGTTGATATCCTTACCGAACAATGTCGTAAGATCTGTCCGAATGTCATACGACTCGTAGGCAATGATTCAGCAAAAGCCAAGCGAGAGGTGATGTCTCGACTGAACGATATTCCGGCAAACGAACTATTGATTATTGTCGCCACCGGCAAATACGTCGGAGAAGGTTTCGACCTTCCGCGGCTCGACACTCTGATGCTTGCCCTCCCTGTGTCATGGAAAGGACTTATTGCACAATACACTGGACGACTGCATCGCAACTATCCCGGTAAAAACGAAACCCGTATCTACGACTACATCGACCTGCGCGTTCCGGTCTGTGACTCGATGTATCGTAAGCGTCTTCAAGGTTACAAAGCGGTAGGCTATTCCATCGCTGTCGCTAACGAAGGGCTGTTTGCCGAACCTACAACTGAGACCATCTTCGATGCGTCGGATTTTGAAAAACCATTCCATGACGATCTTGCATCAGCGAAACAAAGTATCGTAATTTCGACAATGCGTTTGCGCTGGAATAAGACACCACGAATCATCGACCTGCTCGCCGCCACCACACTACGCGGTATAAGTGTCACAATCGCCATCTCTGAAACAGGCCATCGAGAAACCGAACTTCAGGCGATGGGCTTCAACATCATTCACCGTCCGGAATGCAAGATGCAATGCGCCATCATAGACCAATGTATAGGGTGGTACGGCAGCGTCAACCTCATCGGTCGTTCTCTTGCTGACACCAATGTTATACGGATGGCCTCATCTGATTTGGCGAATGCCTTAATGGATGCTTTGAGGCTGTGA
- a CDS encoding tyrosine-type recombinase/integrase, translated as MATFRFELDHKPTRNKTYNLYLMVTAAGKRTKKKTGIQLKRIDDFNPQCKGNNWIRANVPEAKVLNEQLRLMLAQANEAYQELASDGDVSSAKVIKNLDAEYVSPSFMAFARERAQMIYDNGGWRNWRKYCGLINKLDAFRKKRRMADITVDDLTVDLLTRFDNFLHKWENEREPGKLLHPNTIEVQFNILRTLVHRAIEVGIMEASKDPFLVFKYKGVKTTKEKLSDTEMERIIALELEEGSLIWHCKNYFLFSYYCAGIRAADLIQLRWRNVTENGRLHYQMGKNHKDRDLLLVDQALDILRYYHNEDVKPDDYIFPLLDNDAPFVKFVMQADKDRMKPELRHQLYQQISAKNALINKYLKKIAERAEITTNLTMHISRHAFAHIAQEAGAESSAIKNILGHSNLATTERYMGSFDTSKTDNTLRTLFKKKSGSKMAPQEGADSSMSKEEKAIELLKGMTPEQIMAVISAINK; from the coding sequence ATGGCAACATTTAGATTTGAACTCGACCATAAGCCGACCCGCAATAAGACCTACAACCTCTATCTGATGGTGACGGCTGCGGGTAAACGCACAAAAAAGAAGACCGGTATTCAGTTGAAACGCATTGACGACTTCAATCCTCAATGCAAGGGAAACAACTGGATTCGAGCGAATGTTCCCGAGGCAAAAGTCCTCAATGAGCAGTTGCGCCTTATGCTCGCGCAAGCTAACGAGGCTTATCAGGAATTGGCATCAGATGGCGATGTTTCATCCGCCAAGGTTATAAAGAATCTGGATGCTGAATATGTGTCGCCGTCTTTTATGGCGTTTGCCCGTGAGCGTGCGCAGATGATTTATGACAACGGGGGATGGAGAAACTGGCGCAAGTATTGTGGCCTCATCAATAAGCTCGATGCCTTCCGCAAGAAACGCCGTATGGCTGATATAACCGTCGATGACCTGACTGTTGATTTGTTGACTCGCTTTGACAACTTCCTCCACAAATGGGAGAATGAACGTGAACCGGGCAAATTGCTCCATCCTAACACAATCGAAGTTCAGTTTAACATTTTGCGTACACTTGTTCATCGAGCAATCGAGGTCGGTATAATGGAAGCGTCAAAGGATCCCTTCCTCGTATTCAAATACAAGGGAGTAAAGACAACGAAAGAAAAGTTGAGCGATACGGAAATGGAGCGCATTATTGCGCTTGAACTTGAAGAAGGTTCGCTAATATGGCATTGCAAGAATTATTTCCTGTTCAGTTATTATTGTGCCGGAATCCGTGCCGCCGACTTGATTCAGCTTCGTTGGCGTAATGTTACCGAAAATGGGCGACTTCATTATCAGATGGGCAAAAACCACAAAGACCGAGACCTCTTACTCGTCGACCAAGCGTTGGATATTCTTCGGTATTATCACAATGAAGACGTGAAACCGGATGATTATATATTCCCGCTGCTTGACAATGATGCGCCGTTTGTCAAATTTGTAATGCAGGCGGATAAGGACAGGATGAAACCGGAGCTGCGCCACCAGCTGTATCAGCAGATTTCAGCCAAAAATGCCCTCATAAACAAGTATCTCAAAAAGATTGCTGAAAGAGCCGAGATTACCACCAATCTCACGATGCACATCAGCCGTCATGCTTTTGCTCACATCGCACAAGAAGCCGGGGCTGAATCATCCGCTATCAAGAACATTCTCGGGCATAGCAATCTCGCCACGACCGAGCGTTACATGGGTAGTTTCGATACATCCAAAACCGATAATACTCTGCGCACTCTCTTCAAAAAGAAATCTGGGTCCAAGATGGCGCCACAGGAGGGAGCAGATAGTTCAATGTCGAAAGAAGAGAAAGCCATCGAACTGCTGAAAGGCATGACTCCTGAGCAAATAATGGCTGTGATTTCGGCAATCAACAAATAG
- a CDS encoding helix-turn-helix domain-containing protein — protein sequence MPEEEWRNLHATLEQIIDLITRRNADDSSSEWIESEAARKLLGISPKTWQNYRDQRLIPFSQIGRKIYVNRTDLDAFLRKHRIAPRK from the coding sequence GTGCCGGAAGAAGAATGGCGCAACCTCCATGCCACACTGGAGCAAATCATCGACCTCATCACCCGGCGCAACGCCGACGACTCCAGCAGCGAATGGATAGAATCCGAAGCTGCTCGAAAGCTCCTCGGCATATCCCCCAAGACGTGGCAGAACTACCGCGACCAACGCCTCATCCCCTTCTCGCAGATAGGCCGCAAAATCTACGTCAACCGCACCGACCTCGACGCTTTCCTCCGTAAGCATCGCATCGCGCCGAGAAAATAG
- a CDS encoding ATP-binding protein → MPLTKDEIRSLLSDIENERVERTLSTDNTKKMSEAICSFANDIRNTKKPGYFLIGADDNGNLDGQMFTDEQLRSYAGLRNSGTILPPPAMMVYKESFPEGEVAVIEVQPSEDTPIRYKGVIWIRIGARKAEANTEEERILTEKGQVHSSSFDGRPCREASIDDIDVELFKNEYLPKAVSPATLAKDKRTPIQQMASLRLFDTRFNCPTNAGLLLLGHDPQYFIPGAYIQYVKFAGTNRATKVLKENRFKGNLISMLKELEYFIKYSIESKRPEFVSVLREEPRINYPWEAIRELAMNAVMHRAYNGNNSPIKFYEYSDRIEIDNPGNLYGKVNLENFPNETDYRNPNIAEIMLNLGYVNRFGSGVNTVSTLLEENKSNPAEFLLGDYTTFKVVVQNADVIEKGTDVTVKAPAVILNSTESGTNVTNNVTNGMKRNNSGTTAEQSGTMSGTIRNNDDSLDNIQDLVLNQIRKDKRISIKQLSKMFNKTRASMFRIIEKLKADGRLRRVGSLKSGTWEVIE, encoded by the coding sequence ATGCCTCTGACAAAAGATGAAATAAGGTCGCTGTTGAGCGACATAGAGAATGAGCGCGTAGAACGCACATTATCCACTGACAATACAAAGAAAATGTCGGAGGCAATCTGTTCGTTTGCCAACGATATACGCAACACGAAGAAACCGGGATATTTTCTTATTGGTGCCGATGATAATGGAAATCTCGATGGACAGATGTTCACGGATGAGCAGTTGCGTTCATACGCAGGACTCCGCAATTCAGGAACAATACTTCCTCCGCCGGCAATGATGGTATATAAGGAGTCTTTTCCTGAAGGAGAAGTGGCGGTTATCGAAGTTCAGCCAAGCGAAGATACTCCAATCAGGTACAAGGGCGTGATTTGGATTAGAATAGGCGCAAGAAAAGCCGAGGCAAATACGGAGGAAGAACGTATATTGACCGAAAAAGGGCAGGTACATAGTTCTTCTTTCGATGGCCGTCCGTGCCGCGAGGCCTCGATTGATGACATTGATGTGGAGTTGTTCAAGAATGAGTATCTGCCAAAAGCCGTGTCGCCCGCGACATTAGCTAAGGATAAGCGCACGCCTATCCAGCAGATGGCATCGTTGCGCCTTTTCGACACACGGTTTAATTGCCCGACCAACGCCGGGTTACTTCTGCTCGGACACGACCCCCAATATTTCATTCCCGGCGCATACATTCAGTATGTTAAGTTTGCCGGGACAAACCGTGCCACAAAGGTTTTGAAAGAAAACCGCTTCAAGGGGAATCTAATTTCAATGCTAAAAGAGTTGGAGTATTTCATTAAATATTCCATTGAAAGCAAGCGCCCTGAATTTGTCAGCGTGTTGCGCGAAGAGCCACGCATCAACTATCCGTGGGAAGCTATCCGCGAGCTCGCTATGAACGCCGTGATGCACCGCGCCTATAACGGCAACAATTCCCCGATAAAATTCTACGAGTATAGCGACCGCATAGAGATTGACAATCCGGGCAACTTATATGGCAAGGTGAACTTAGAGAACTTTCCCAACGAAACAGACTATCGCAATCCCAACATAGCCGAGATAATGCTCAATCTTGGTTATGTCAACCGTTTCGGCAGCGGTGTGAATACAGTTTCGACGCTTCTTGAAGAGAATAAAAGTAATCCTGCTGAGTTCCTACTTGGTGATTATACCACATTCAAAGTTGTTGTTCAGAACGCTGATGTCATAGAAAAAGGCACCGATGTCACAGTAAAAGCTCCGGCTGTTATACTTAATTCTACTGAAAGTGGCACCAATGTCACCAATAATGTCACCAATGGAATGAAGCGAAACAATAGCGGAACAACAGCGGAACAATCCGGAACAATGAGCGGAACAATCCGGAACAATGATGATTCGCTTGACAACATACAGGATTTAGTATTGAATCAGATTAGGAAGGACAAACGAATAAGCATAAAACAATTGTCAAAAATGTTCAATAAAACCCGAGCTTCGATGTTCCGAATAATTGAAAAGCTTAAAGCCGACGGTAGACTTCGTAGAGTCGGATCTCTTAAATCCGGTACATGGGAAGTCATTGAATAA
- a CDS encoding plasmid mobilization relaxosome protein MobC encodes MKQRTERFEMRLTPEEIAGIREKSKRYHSVSNFIRMAVNEFSDTDAKTRLELCNDTARLCRKFQDELSWMGSNLNQAVKRANELAVAGILSESYFRDNLSPLIEKVSRLVVSIKEEQAHIAKKATRLRS; translated from the coding sequence ATGAAGCAGCGAACTGAAAGATTTGAAATGAGGCTTACGCCTGAGGAAATTGCCGGAATCCGTGAAAAATCGAAACGCTACCACAGCGTGAGCAACTTTATAAGGATGGCAGTCAACGAGTTTTCGGATACCGATGCAAAGACGCGCCTTGAATTGTGTAACGACACAGCCCGGCTGTGCCGCAAATTCCAAGATGAGCTGTCCTGGATGGGAAGCAATCTGAATCAGGCTGTCAAACGAGCCAACGAACTTGCCGTAGCCGGCATCCTGTCCGAGAGTTATTTCAGGGATAATCTATCCCCCCTGATTGAAAAAGTATCGAGGCTCGTGGTGTCGATAAAGGAGGAACAGGCTCACATTGCCAAGAAAGCGACAAGGCTACGCTCTTAG